In Oenanthe melanoleuca isolate GR-GAL-2019-014 linkage group LGE22, OMel1.0, whole genome shotgun sequence, the following proteins share a genomic window:
- the CSAD gene encoding cysteine sulfinic acid decarboxylase, whose translation MAEPSGIGDSIPLDDPGLDIAAGEEFLQEVFQILLEEGVRKSTDVTQKVCDWKDPQELRELLDLELRNEGEGQERLLQRCRDVLRLSVRTGHPRFFNQLFSGLDHHALAGRFLTETLNTSPYTYEVAPVLVLMEEQVLAKLRELVGWSSGDGIFAPGGSMSNTLAMNVARFRRFPESRSKGTWDLPRLALFASQESHYSILKGAALLGIGTDNVHLVQTDERGKMIPEELEKEIQRVKAEGSEPLFVCATSGTTVLGSFDPLDAIADVCARHGLWLHVDAAWGGSALLSPQLRHLLAGIHRADSVTWNPHKLLMVGLQCSAFLLHDSSGLLQRCHGVGATYLFQRDKFYDVSLDTGDKSPQCGRRADGLKLWLLWKAVGTRGLARRVERAFAATRYLLEQAKRREGFQLVMEPEFLNLCFWFIPPSLRGQESSPEFWDKLGKVAPAIKEKMIRRGSMMVGYQPHGSRVNFFRQIITNPAVTRQDLDFFLDEIQELGWDL comes from the exons ATGGCTGAGCCCTCTGGGATTGGGGACAGCATCCCTTTGGATGATCCCGGCCTGGACATCGCTGCCGGGGAGGAATTCCTTCAGGAAGTGTTCCAGATCCTGCTGGAGGAGGGTGTGCGGAAGAGCACGGATGTGACACAGAAG GTGTGTGACTGGAAGGATCCGCaggagctgcgggagctgctGGATCTGGAGCTGCGGAACGagggggaggggcaggagcggcTCCTGCAGCGCTGCCGGGACGTGCTGCGCCTCAGCGTCCGCACTG gtCACCCCCGGTTCTTCAACCAGCTTTTCTCGGGGCTGGACCACCACGCCCTGGCCGGGCGGTTCCTCACCGAGACCCTCAACACAAGCCC ATACACGTACGAGGTGGCCCCGGTGCTGGTGCTGATGGAGGAGCAGGTCCTGGCCAAGCTCCGGGAGCTCGTGGGGTGGAGCAGCGGTGATGGGATCTTCGCTCCCG ggggctCTATGTCCAACACGTTGGCCATGAACGTGGCGCGATTCCGGCGTTTCCCAGAGAGCCGGAGCAAAGGGACCTGGGACCTGCCTCGCCTGGCCCTGTTTGCATCCCAGGAG AGCCATTATTCCATCCTAaaaggagctgctctcctgggaatTGGCACAGACAACGTTCACCTGGTGCAGACAGATGAGAG GGGGAAGATGATCccagaagagctggagaaggagatCCAGAGGGTTAAAGCTGAG GGCTCGGAGCCCCTCTTTGTGTGTGCCACGAGTGGCACCACTGTCCTGGGCAGCTTCGACCCGCTGGACGCCATCGCCGATGTCTGTGCCCGCCACGGGCTGTGGCTGCACGTGGAT gcagcatgGGGAGGCAGCGCCCTCCTGTCCCCCCAACTCCGTCACCTCCTTGCCGGCATCCACAG AGCTGACTCGGTGACCTGGAACCCCCACAAGCTGTTGATGGTGGGGTTGCAGTGCTCGGCATTCCTGCTTCATGACAGCTCT gggctcctgcagcgCTGCCACGGTGTGGGGGCCACATACCTGTTCCAGCGGGACAAGTTCTACGACGTGTCCCTGGACACAGGGGACAAGAGCCCCCAGTGCGGCCGCCGCGCCGACGGCCTGAAGCTCTGGTTGCTCTGGAAAGCCGTGGGGACACGGGGGCTGGCACGGCGTGTGGAGCGGGCGTTCGCTGCCACTCG GTATCTGTTGGAGCAGGcaaagaggagggagggattCCAGCTGGTGATGGAG CCAGAATTCCTCAACCTCTGCTTCTGGTTCATCCCACCCAGCCTGAGGGGTCAGGAAAGCTCCCCAGAATtctgggacaaactgggaaaG GTGGCCCCAGCCATCAAGGAAAAGATGATCCGGAGGGGCTCCATGATGGTGGGATACCAACCCCATGGATCCCGAGTCAACTTCTTCCGGCAGATTATCACAAATCCTGCTGTCACCCGCCAGGACCTGGACTTCTTCCTGGATGAGATCCAGGAattgggatgggatctgtgA
- the LOC130265876 gene encoding zinc finger protein 853-like, whose product MDAGGVSASRNPPDPPDPRVVPLLEGPPTAHPGPTQPHRKPPRPPVRGPSPLKELMRTGRAGLHPTICGECGKGFSRSSDLVRHRITHTGERPFTCGACGKSFSQNSNLATHQRIHTGEKPFGCQDCGKRFGESSALVQHRRTHTGERPYRCGECGKSFSVSSNLRRHHRTHGREPPHLCPECGDTFWNPGQLRRHRREHVV is encoded by the exons ATGGACGCGGGGGGGGTGTCGGCTTCCCGAAACCCCCCTGACCCCCCGGATCCTCGGGTCGTCCCTCTGCTCGAGGGTCCCCCCACAG cccatcccGGCCCGACCCAGCCACACCGGAAACCCCCCAGGCCCCCTGTGAGGGGACCAAGCCCCCTGAAGGAGCTGATGAGGACAGGGAGGGCCGGGCTGCACCCCACTATCTGCGGGGAGTGTGGGAAAGGCTTCAGCCGGAGCTCGGACCTGGTGCGGCACCGCATCACCCACACTGGGGAGCGACCGTTCACCTGCGGCGCCTGCGGGAAGAGCTTCAGCCAGAATTCCAACCTGGCCACGCACCAGCGCATCCACACCGGGGAGAAGCCGTTCGGCTGCCAGGACTGCGGGAAGCGCTTCGGGGAGAGCTCGGCGCTGGTGCAGCACCGGCGGACGCACACCGGGGAGCGGCCCTACAggtgtggggagtgtgggaagagcttcagcgTCAGCTCCAACCTGCGGCGGCACCACCGCACCCACGGCCGAGAGCCGCCCCACCTCTGCCCTGAGTGCGGGGACACTTTCTGGAACCCTGGCCAGCTCCGGAGGCACCGCAGGGAGCACGTGGTgtga
- the LOC130265879 gene encoding nucleolar pre-ribosomal-associated protein 1-like encodes MDEEPLMTEVSSNDKTLEDALTLIFRHPALESWFLALELRSIPQPGLNPVTVKLLSAHLHSGVLQLLKTRDHRHVLSKYFKAITKSVLEELQTGGKDQSQVYPRKSHQLQALEELHMYMTAAQLKEITLTMLQLPEMGLASQKSEKIP; translated from the exons ATGGATGAGGAGCCTCTGATGACAGAAGTGTCTTCAAATGACAAG ACCCTGGAGGATGCACTCACCTTGATTTTCAGACATCCTGCACTGGAGAGCTGGTTCCTGGCGTTGGAGCTGCGCTCTATTCCTCAGCCTGGTCTGAACCCTGTCACTGTGAAGCTCCTGTCAGCTCACCTCCATTCTggggtgctccagctgctgaaaacgAGAGATCACAGACACGTCTTGTCCAAGTATTTCAAAGCCATCACCAAAAGtgtcctggaagagctgcagactgGGGGGAAGGACCAAAGCCAGGTCTATCCCAGGAAGTctcaccagctgcaggctctggaggagctgcacatGTACAtgactgcagctcagctgaaggagaTCACTTTAACCATGCTGCAACTTCCTGAGATGGGCTTGGCttctcagaaatctgaaaaaatcccctaa